In a single window of the Streptomyces sp. CGMCC 4.7035 genome:
- the ald gene encoding alanine dehydrogenase, whose protein sequence is MIDVKVGIPREVKNNEFRVAITPAGVHELVRNGHQVVVERNAGVGSSIPDDEYIAAGAQILETADEVWAAADLLLKVKEPVAEEYHRLRKDQILFTYLHLAASKECTDALLESGTTAIAYETVELSNRALPLLAPMSEVAGRLAPQVGAYHLMRAAGGRGVLPGGVPGVPAAKAVVIGGGVSGWNAAQIAIGMGFHVTLLDRDINKLKEADKIFGTKIQTVVSNAFELEKACLDADLVIGAVLIPGAKAPKLVTNELVSRMKAGSVLVDIAIDQGGCFEDSRPTTHAEPTFKVHESVFYCVANMPGAVPNTSTYALTNATLPYIVELANRGWVDALRRDAALARGLNTHDGKVVYKEVAEAHGLEHVELESLLG, encoded by the coding sequence GTGATCGACGTGAAGGTCGGCATCCCCCGCGAGGTCAAGAACAACGAGTTCCGGGTGGCCATCACCCCCGCCGGTGTGCACGAGCTGGTGCGCAACGGCCACCAGGTCGTCGTCGAGCGGAACGCCGGTGTCGGCTCCTCGATCCCGGACGACGAGTACATCGCCGCCGGTGCGCAGATCCTGGAGACCGCCGATGAGGTCTGGGCCGCCGCCGACCTGCTGCTGAAGGTCAAGGAGCCCGTCGCCGAGGAGTACCACCGGCTCCGCAAGGACCAGATCCTCTTCACCTACCTGCACCTGGCCGCCTCCAAGGAGTGCACGGACGCCCTGCTGGAGTCCGGCACCACGGCGATCGCGTACGAGACGGTCGAACTGTCGAACCGCGCGCTCCCGCTGCTCGCCCCGATGTCCGAGGTCGCGGGCCGCCTGGCCCCGCAGGTCGGCGCCTACCACCTGATGCGCGCGGCCGGCGGCCGCGGTGTGCTGCCCGGCGGCGTCCCCGGCGTGCCGGCCGCCAAGGCCGTGGTCATCGGCGGCGGTGTCTCCGGCTGGAACGCCGCCCAGATCGCCATCGGCATGGGCTTCCACGTGACCCTGCTCGACCGGGACATCAACAAGCTCAAGGAGGCCGACAAGATCTTCGGCACGAAGATCCAGACCGTCGTCTCCAACGCCTTCGAGCTGGAGAAGGCCTGCCTCGACGCCGACCTCGTCATCGGCGCCGTCCTCATCCCGGGCGCCAAGGCCCCGAAGCTGGTCACCAACGAGCTGGTCTCCCGGATGAAGGCCGGAAGTGTCCTTGTCGACATTGCGATCGACCAGGGCGGCTGCTTCGAGGACTCCCGCCCGACCACGCACGCCGAGCCGACCTTCAAGGTCCACGAGTCGGTTTTCTACTGCGTCGCCAACATGCCCGGCGCCGTCCCCAACACCTCCACCTACGCGCTGACGAACGCCACGCTGCCCTACATCGTGGAGCTCGCCAACCGCGGCTGGGTCGACGCGCTGCGCCGCGACGCCGCGCTGGCCAGGGGCCTCAACACCCATGACGGCAAGGTGGTTTACAAGGAGGTCGCCGAGGCGCACGGCCTGGAGCACGTGGAGCTGGAGTCCCTGCTCGGCTAG